The stretch of DNA ggttcggaggtgaattccaaaggaaaagctgttattgagaattaagtggccttcggagcgaggtaagctttgtgtctaaccctaacttgagggaattagtaaccttagattatttactaagtgaaattcatgtgagcggcgtatatgtgaggtgacgagtacctatccGCCGCCAATCTACctattttttcatgtttctctgtttttcttaaattgtcttttcctatgtcagattgctacgtgttatgctagtattgttcaatttatcgttcttatcatgtttacggattttctagtgataattgagattttatttcaaagttgagattgatattatggaaccaaatattgaagtaaggtttgtacttgttattctatctccatgttgttatttatgcattgcattatggtacgagagagtgttaaagcacgaagggtgatgccgtaccatattgtgagtgttaatgcacgaagggtgatgtcgtgccatattgtgagcacgacattatgagtgttaatacacgaagagtgatgccgtgccatattgtgagtattaatgtacgaagggtgatgccgtgccatattgtgagtgttaatgcacgaagggtgatgccgtgccatgatatgagagtaaaagcacgaagggtgatgttgtgccgtttctattaattttatggtgagattgagagtaaaagcacgaagggtgatgccgtgcatttttctttactgtattcactattcctattgattcatggtatattgactgctccggtgatcattctgttgtagttatttatcttgtattcccctcagtacgtctcccctcccgacatttcctgtttagttcttcattcctgttatttgcgtatacactgttaaattgtacaggttgattgtaggtgccttgccttagcctcgtcagtacttcgtcgaagttaggctcgacacttaccagtacatggggtcggttatactgatgctgcactctgcactttctgtgcagattttgataccggctcaggttgatcgagatttgctattggtccgatgtacggagactcaaggtagatctgtcggcgttcacagaccttgaagtccccgtctatctttttatgtcctactgttttctttcattctgacaattgtatttctttcagactattacttgtagtaaattctagaatgctcgtgaattgtgactccagatcctggtggtagtaattaatacagttttatgatattccgcacttattatatctcattttagttaattattgttatttactgaatggaaataaggaattggtttaatgattctctaacgttggtttgcctggcaagtgaaatgttaggcgccatcacggtcccgtcggtgggaaatttcgggtcgtgacactttacTTTGCGTCATAGTTcgacttggattcgagcttgataatgatatcgaactcgacattgatcCCCTCGagttcgaagcttgtttgtaccatgtTTGGAACCCATCTCGACGTCTCACTTTGATCGATTATCTTTCGAATtcgatcagacgtacgaaggtcgaaatctatttcgaccgtatacaatgtgAGATCAACACTTGAAGGGGGGGCTATCCTTTAGGGGCTATCCTTTAATCAAAGCAAAAGAATCTGTATCTTTTGTTTGAGATTCTTGATAACATGATCCAATCGATATTAGAATTCTATGATTACATAATATGGAAATGGACATGTATCGTATATAACGTGAAAAGATATATTCttagaccaaaaaaaaaaaattatgttctTAACTATTATATCTACTCTGTTATGCCAATTGTTTGTTAACCATTCGTCCAACTAATATATAAGAGATGCTTATCCagtatctttttttattttaaataaagcaACTGGTACCAAACTTGGCTCTCAAGGTATCAATTTTTATTAATAAATAACAGAAACGCTGAACATAAGGTTTGAAGTTGGAAACTTAGTTTTGTACATCAGCAGCTGATAGGGTAATTGTATTATAATTAACTGTGTTATGATCATATAATTTCTCTCTATCATGAGTAATTGTATTGTCACGACTCACGAATGAAGTCGATGACACGTATTGTCCAATTTGGTACAATAGAAGATTTTTGTCTCTGTGCTATATTATTATCGAGCCCAAAATTGTACGTACCATGTGAACTTGTATTGTGCCTTGTAAAGTTCTTCACTTTACTCTCTCAATGTGGGATTAGCCTAAGATGACATGTGCACTCCTTCTTCAGAATTTTGTCAAACTAGAAGCCTATCGTTCCTGCTTGATCTGCCCTCGTCGGCCTGGTGGCCTGCCCTCTGTCCTGGACGTCACATGTACCATCATCAACTGGTAATTAATCGTATTATCATGTTACCACATAAATGACATTTTAACTATCATAAAAATTACTATTGCAATTATAGAATAGTAATACCTTAACTCCACCATGCATAGACTTGAGGTTAGCATCAAAAtgttattcaagaaaaatgtgatGCTATATTAATACTCAAAAACACATTTAGATAAAAAGTAATCACCTTTGAGCACATCAATCTTGATTTACCTTGCCAGTTAAACACCGTAAATATCAAATGTAAGTTCTTAGAATGTTTTAATAATCTCCCTTAAATGCTAATTAAGTACAAGAAACCGCAAAAAGAATGTCTATTTTTTGCAAATGTTTTTATTTATTCTATTATCAATTATTTGACGGATCAGCACTGTTGTAGAGGGGAATATGTTCTTCTTTAATTAATAATGCAATTTCAGCTAAACTCGTGAATAGCGTTATCGCTTTTCTTCAAAAGATGACTGAAAAGGAAAATTATATAGTAATAAACTAAACACCACGTTATCAAATTAATGTTACATAAATGAAAACACAATCTCCAAAAAGTATATGCTAACTGCTCGTTTCCCATGATTCTACACCTACGCCAATaacacaaatatatatattcatCAATAGATAAACTTTAGACGAACTAATTTaccagaaagaaaaaaaaaaaaaaaaaaaaagggagaaaaagattCATTAATATAATTGGCCAAGCATATCTGTCCAAACATAATCATCTAAAAAAATTCCAATATGATAATCAATGTcattaagaataattaaattaaacGTAGTCTATGACCAAATAATCTTACCCTTTAAATCGTTTTTATTTTTTCACACCGTGTCAAGTCCCACTTTGGGGTTCTGAGTTATCCAAATTGTTTAAGGCTCATTAGAGGGGAAAGCATTCCGATCCCTAGATATTATTTTAAGGGCTCGAACTCGGGACCTCTGGTTAAAAATGGATAGATTCACCATAGTCGTTGGTGGTCTAAAATCATTGGTTTCATAATTTCATATGTGGACGGTTAGACCAAAAAATGACTTCCTTTTGTTGTATGTCTTATCGTTTTATGTTTCGTATCGAAAGTAATGATTTAAGATGAACCCGATATTATAATTGTGGATACGCCCTGGCCATAATGCATGTGATGTGATAACACTAGTACATGTATCTAATGTGTACACCACGAAACAAGTCGTAACAACCCGTGGGTACATACTGGTTGCATTTGGACTCTACCATTAATTTATTACTTACTTTTTTCTTATATTTTACTGATTCTTTAAAAACATATTTCTAATTAAATTAGTGAAGAGAATGTGAAGGAAACGTGCAAGTAAAGAATAACGTGGACAAGCCAAGTGATGAAGGAAACtagtttttaaattaaataataagaTCATTATCTGGATAGCAGATAAGATGCGATTTGCCGATTTGATACAAGAAGAGTAAATAAAAAGTTGAAAAAAATTACAGAGGGTAAAAATATTAagggaaaatataaaaaaaaattagccCCTAGAATAATAGAGGAGCGGTAAAAACTTACTTACAATCGTTGTTTGCGTCAAACTATATTAATTATTATGATTACGCTATAACTTAAGGTGAAAATGTATATTAATTAACTATAGTTTACTGATTAAAGTGTATTTGAAGAACAAATGTCATGTATTTATTGGATTGATATAAATATAGAGTACGGACAGAGAAATATAGATTTTTATATTGAGGGAGAAGTTATATAAGAAAAAGAGGATGCATATTCTTTTTCAAAGAAAAGGCCAAAGGCCATAAAAAAGGATAACAATTAATTAAGAATATTTTGCCAATTTATTTTTGACaaaataaatttattaattaGTCATTTTAGAAAGTTTAAATTAGAGATAATGTTCAAAGTAATAGCGCCGTCGCCGGCGGAACCGAGCTGTCCAAACGTGCGCTGAAATATATTTCTTTGACCAATTTACCCCTCATAATTTCTGAGTCAAAAATTCAAAATACTCCTCCATGATTTCATGGTAAAAGTCAAAAAAGAGAAAGTGCGGGGTTATTTCAGCATTTTTCGAAAAActtttttgataatttttttaaGTGAAAAAAAAGGTCAATTTAAAGTATTTCTGTCTTAAAAATATTTGGAAATAGCATAGAAAAATCAACATAAAAATGTcaatttttttttggttttctaCCCGGTATTCGGTACCCACATTGGGGTCCGACTAAATCCGGATTCGCGCCGGAAAGTCTCACATTGAGGGTAAAGCGCTCCTTAACAAAAGCGACTTCATACCTAGGGACTCGAACCCGAAACATCTGGTTAAGGATGAAAGAGTACTTAATACTCCACCACAACCCTCGGCGGTAATGTCAATTTTTTCTTATGTCAAGATCAGCTGTTATTACTAGTCAAACTTTCTAGGATAATACTTTTTTAGATTGTTTTCAAATGGCAATGTTTTTGTGATTTGTCATTCCTTTACAAATTATTCTATGTCACCCGTGGTTTTTTTCTTTGTTAATAATAGCAATTATAGAAGCAGTTTATCGGCACCTTAATTATTTTGCTTAACTGATAGCTTTCACTACCAACACATACAACATTTAAATCTGGTcaccaaaataaaaagaaattatttAATATTTGTTGTTTATACTGAAATTTGAACATTGATCTTTAATGATTTTCATTCACTTTATTAAGTGTTATACTTCACCCataaatttttcttttctttgtctcCTTtgggtttttcttttctttatctcCTTTTTTTCCCTTGAGATATGAATGATAAGCTTGCATCAAATTCGTAAAGTCTTggttatattgattacatttatttCAATCTTTGTAATATTCTTCTTTCTCTAGATAATAATGTCAAAGAGTTAGAATGTTTTGCTACTGACAGCTAAAATTTTATTACAAAATGAAGATAAGTAAAAGCAATCGAACATAAGTAATCATTTATAGAGAACGTGAGTGCGTAACTTGAATTAGTAGGTAATAATATGACGAAAATGATCAGACAAACATTAATTATATAAAATTCTTTAAACGTTTTTTCACTAAGAAGAAGGAACATCAAAGAGTCCCTCTACTACTAGGATGTTCTTATTTTAGATAAAATTTTGAGGTCACTAGCTGGTGATCACATATGACCTTTACTTTTTGATCTCCGAAAATATTGTCACACTTGTATCGAATTTTTCAGAAATATATTAATCTTGAAGGATATTCAACATGTACTCAACAACATCTTCGAAGAGTGTGAGCGACATATATATAATTactaagatgagatcctatgttGGGAACTTGACCTTATAAGTTTATCCAAAAATTAAATTGTTAGAGTTGTACCTTTAAAGAATGACAATGAGCTACAACTATAACTGAAAGTTCAAATTGGTAGAAGATGGCAAATTGGGCTACAATTATGTCTAGCACAATTATAGACATTCTAGAAGACATAACTCATACTCAAGTAATTAATAGACCATAGTTTGAACAGTAATGTTATGAGTTCAAATCATAGTAATTGCTATAAATTAGAGCCGTTTAGTTGGATTTTTTCTTACTTCTTCGTGAAATATGTAAAGTAAATTACTTATATACTATCATAGCAAAGATTAAGACACAAGTATATAAATACAAGGCATAATTTTAAGCTAAGTTGAAGGAAACGTACCATTCAACTCCATAgattcaacaataacaacaaacgaCGGTTAAGCCCAAGGCTAACTGCCATAATTCGCTAGTTATCATGCTCTCACAACCTGAAGATGGGATGTCAGCTTCTAATATGCACGCAACAGAACACGCTAAGGTTTTTGGGAAGAGGGTTTGACTTAGAGAGTGTTTATCAATCACAAACCAATAGCTATTGGGCCGTATTATTAACGCACACAATAAATATACTAGTCAGGCCTTTTATTTAATTCATCACTAGGGTTACGTTATTATACTTTTAAGCaataatcaatatatatatatatatatatatatatatatatatatatatatattcagattGAATTCCCCAAAACCAAACACATGAATCCTGAACAATTCAGGTCTGACCACAATCATGGAAAGATTAAAGTATATTAAATGTTTTCATAAATGCTTATATAGACGTTGGAACAATTTCAGGCCAATAGCTATTGAGCCTTGTTTATCCACATACAAATACTAATCTGACCTTTTATTTAATTTATCACTTGATTATTCTTTCCATTTATAACCAATTAATGTAAGTATAAATTTCAActaaatatatattattaaagAGGGGAAAAACGAAGATAGTTAAAATCACTCATAGAAGAATACACTGTATTGTAAGTGATTTATTATGTGCTTAAACGTTACTTTTTTAAATATAGAATAAtataaggggggggggggggttgggaAGATAGTTAAAATCACTCATAGAAGAATGATTATGTGCTTAAACATTACTCATAAATATAAAACACTATGTTGTAAGTGTTTTATTATGTGCTTAAACATTACTTTTTTAAATATAGAATAAAAACACTTCCCCAAATCAAACACATGAATCCTGAACAATTTGGATATGAATCATGTATCGCAATTATGGAAAGATAATAACATATATTAAATATTTTCATAAATGCTTACATAGACTTTGAAACAATTTCATGTTAATAGCTATTGGGCTTTGATTATTCACACAAAAAATAAAATGCTAATCAGACATTTTATTTAATCTACCACTTGCACCTTCTTCGGTTTCTTAACGATAGCTCGGAGAAGAAAAAGACAAGAGGGCCATATGAAGAATGTGATCAGAAATCTATAATAGAGTATGGCATACCATATTACGTACTATCATTTCAAGTTATAACTAACTAACATAAGTGTAAATTCCAACAAGACATATAtagggtggggggggggggggcaaaaaTACGTACAATATATTATAATTGTTTTATATTACTTTATTCGTATAGAATAAAAATGCTTCCCCAAAACCAAACACATGAATCCTGAACAATTTGGTTATAATCACAACCATGGAAAGATGATAACATacatttaatattttcataaatgCTTAGATAAACTTTAGAACAATTTCTTCCATTAATAATCACTGCTCCAATCTTTATAACAAAACTAAATACTATAGAAACACAAAATAAATCTCTGACAGTGACAGAAAGAAAAATTCTGGCACTTGGATGAAATTAGAAGAAGAAATTAAACATGATAAAAGAGAGTATTTTCTAAATTACTGGAACATTAGAAAACTAGCCCTTCTAGAAAATAAAATAGCCACCTCAGCCTCATGGCCAACTGCTAAAAACCTGAAAaatctttggtcaactcttcttaTTGCCAAATTTTAATTGTACTCTTATTCCtcaagccccccccccccccccccaaaacaccCAAATGAAGttcaaaattttcaactttcaaccCCTAATAGATGTCTCTAGACCTTCACAATTCTCTTAATTTTTGTACAAACCTACCCCTTATATAACCCCCTTTCATTTCCCTCTCTTTTCCATCTCACCACTTTGTACAAAGATTTCCCCCCTTCTTTACCATACCTCTAACTCTCCAAAACCAAGAAGAATTAAAAGGGTTATTTTTGCAACTTTTTCTAGATCAAGAAAACAAGCAAAAAATGGGCACTTTGGTAGGGCATGTAGCACCAGGATTTGGCTTCTTTTTACTTGGTATTTGGCATTTGCTTAACCATATTAGGTTACATGCTTTGCACCCAAAATCTTACACTTCTTTGCCATGGTTTCCAACTCCAAAAATAAGGTACTTAGAACTTTTTTTGATGATGGGTATTTGCTTAGCCTCTATATCTATGGAACTTTTTATTGGTCCTAAAAAACACCAACCTCTAGACTTTGATGGAACTATCCCTTCTAACCATCTACACAATTTTGAACATTCAAATATTTCCCTAACTTTCTTTGTCTATGCACTTTTCTCCATAATCTTTGACAAAATTACACCTTCACCCCCTGCAAAATATGAGCTCACACAATTTCTTGGAACTATTGCTTTTGGTCAACAACTTCTTCTTTTCCATCTTCACTCTACTGACCATATGGGAGTTGAAGGACAATACCATTGGCTACTCCAAATTGTTATTTTTGTATCTTTAGCCACTACACTTTTGGGAATTCCTTTTCCTAAAAGTTTCTTGAATAGTTTTGTAAGATCTTATAGCATTATGTTTCAAGGAATTTGGCTTATGGTTATGGGATTTATGCTTTGGACACCTGAATTTATCCCAAAAGGTTGTTTTATAAACTTAGAAGAAGGTCATAAAGTGGTTAGGTGTCATAATCATGAAGATCTTGAAAGAGCAAAATCTTTAGTAAATATTCAATTTAGTTGGTATTTAGTTGGGATCACAATTTTTTGTGTCACGCTTTACTTGATTATGATCAAGATTTTCCAAGAGAAAGTTGAGTATCAATCTTTGAATAGCAAATTTGAGGAACAAGAAGATGATTTGGAGGATGTTGAAGCTCAGAAAACAAGCAAAAATAATGTTGAGTCAAATAGGTTTCTTGAAATGGGGAAAATATTTGCATCACCATCAGATATGGAAAGGTGAAAAGAAgagaaatgataattgaaaaaAAGGTATGTGTACAAAAATAAGACTAAGGTTAGGTGGGGGTGTttgtttattttttgttttaattaaGCCCACAATAAAATAATTGTAGGctttgaaatttttttaaaaaaaaaaaaaagaaaaaaaagagggaATTTGGTTCAAGATTTGTGTGGTTTGTATGTGTTGGTTTTTAGTTTAAGGGATGCTTGTAAAAGGGGGCATAAATGAAAGATAAATTTTAGTATAGGTGGAGAATTTGAGTATTTAATCTGTTTCCCCAATGTTATTTGAAAGTTGTAATTTGTAAAGGTCTCTTTATTcagtttatttattattatggacATCACGtacatatattttatttttattacttaTGTACTACTATTTGCATGGTTTTAAATATTTGGGACCACGACTTTTTGACTTCAAAATTGAATGACATGTTTAATTGGAGCCAACTTTCTTTGGATCATTTTTTAACCCGAGAAATAATGTAGAGTACCTAGTTAAATTGATAAAGCAACCCACAACACTTtactattttgttatttttgtttctttaatAATGTAAAGTACCTACCTAAATTGATGAGCTCGCTTTCATAATCGCTTTTTCTCTTCATATCAGATAAGATTGTATTTGTTCAATATACTAATCAATAGCCGTAATTTGATTGTTCAACATAAAAATTTGAAGGATCCAATAGGATAAGATGATTGAATATTGAGCAAAGTTTGCAATTGTAAACTCCAGATTTTGACTTTAGGTTTAATAATACTGGAATTAAGGAATTGAACTATTCGTTCGTAACAATCTAGGCAAATTCCAAATTGGTAAAGAACATGAGATATGTGTATTTAAAGAAGCAAGTTTTAGATCCTAATAAGACACTTTAAAACAGAATACGTTTAGATATAAAACGAATAATATCACTAAATTAAGGACAAGTATATTATATATGCTTGCTTCTTTAAGTACACAATTATCACCCCTGTTACCTTTAGGGTAACTTTTATCCGTTGAGCGAATGCCCTTCCACTTTTTGTATCATCGGATCACTAAGGCCGACTTTCGTTCTTACTCAACTGGTGGATCTTGCAGTCAAGCTTCTTTCTGCCTTTGTACTCGAGGGTCAATTTTCGTTCTGCCCCACAAAATCTTTGCACGCCTCTGTTACCTTTTAGGAGGCCTACGCCCTACAGAAATTTAGTATTTTACCGCAGTAAAAATTTGTTTTACGTATTATGAAAGTTTGTCTTTGGCACATAAAAATGGTAAGGAATTGGTGTTCAAATATTTTGTTTTATGCTGTGTTACTTTGCTGTCTAAGTTAATAACTTAAATATCTTAGACCAAAAATTGAAAATATGTTTAAATTTAGTGTTAAGTAAGGTAGTAGGAGACTATGTTACTTTCTCTTTCAAGTGATAATAAACTTAAGAAATTCACCTCTAAATATACATATTTAGGCAGTTCGCATGTAACTTTTTCCATTGGTAATTCCCATGTAACTATTTGTTAAGTAAGGCAACGTGTGAGTTGTGACTCTACTGTTTAGAATTTTTCTAAGTAATAGTATTATAAAGTGCATGGACAATTTCCATATAACTATTACAATTTTTTCTCCCGTTCTCAGGACTCAAACTCGAAAATTATAGTTAAGGTGGAGCATCATATCTATCACTCCAAAATATTTAGAAATTAACgtatttgaaaataataattcatACTCGTGGGACAAAGTTTGCTAGTCAATTAATTTGAAACATTTATATATGGtattttttcaactttatttttcgaAGAAAATTACTCAGTAAAGGGATCAGAAAATGAAGTTTTTCAGATGATGAGGGATAACTGATAGTGAAAGGAAAATGAGAAGAGAATAactacttattttattttattttatttttcaaggtCAATTTACAATCAACTTTCATCAACAAAAACAAGTTACTGATTTAATTTTAGGTTTGTTTTGATCCTATTGGAATCTGCAAGATAAGAATGATGTGATCAGTGACTGGAATATTAAGTTTACTcaacaaattaaaatatttggattAGGTTCTAATCTTCCCATTAAAATAAAGACCAAATTCCATTTGCTATGAACAATCTATACATTTAATTTATTGTCTAAAGATTGTATTTTTAATAGGGAAATGTACGCGCTCACAAATTATTAAATTGGGACAACTTAAACCCAAAGCTAAATTAGTTTTACAGTTAGTATGTGGCCAcgctttattttttaatttattttttattgctCAATACTGATATCGAACTCCAAATAAAAATAATGTAAGAGATAAACAAGTCAATTTTAAAGCTCTCACTTGTCACTAGTGGGGTCAATTAATCAATTTGACTTTTAACATTCCCATGCCATGTAGTAATTTTCAACAATTTCCTTAAGAGTTTAACTTAACCAATTTTATGCAAAAATTAACTTAAAGAGATAAACATTTTACAAACTTAAAATTTTGAGTTTATTAAGTCAATTTCTAAAATCATCAAACAAATGTCTATAAAGGGAAAGTGACGTCAATGCTACACGAATCTATAATTGCGTGAAAGCTATCTCCCATAGGAGAAATTGTGTCTGCTAACAGCCATACAACAAATAAATAAAACCAAATACATGGGAAtttcttctttttgtttgttGCGAGTTGTTTTCCAGAATACGTGgaagaaattttcttctatttttgaaaaacaaattaaaaaaaaaaaaaaaaagacaaaaaggagGTTCgacaaatcagtccaaatcagtataaaaaaaaactaatcaTAATTGGACTTTAAAATTAACTTAAACACCTTTCATGCGTACCTATCTCAATTGTGTCAAAGGTGTTCAAGACGTTAGATATCTCCATTAAAAGTAATAGTTGATCTACGTGCTCTGTATAATTTTTTTATGAAAGATATTCAACTGACCGCCCTTAGTTGTTAGTAACTATGCTACTAATCATGGTCTAATAGTTCTAGTAAAAGTCTTGTACACGATAAGCATGAATTTGATTACTAACTTGTTAGGTTTTGTTATGCTATCTCTTTGTGACGAGAAACAGTGAAAATAACAATTCTACGTCAATGAGTTTTAATAATCGTCTATTCAATCGATTAAATTATATATAATCGGcagatatataatatatgtatatctttgtattatatatgtatatatgtatataatcaGTGTCCAGTCTATGTACACCGGCTgggataaataaataataaatctgACCGGCTATTTGAATAAATATCCCTTCATTAATTTGTGAATGGCCATTTGATGGGCCATTTCATTAGAATAACTAACCTAAATAGTCGTTCATCTAAttgcttaaattaaaaataattaggaTATGTATAATGTatgtataataattataatatgtTTGTATAATCGCATATAATCAGTGTATAATCTACATATACCGGCTATAAAAAGTAGACTAATTAATCCGTATGGCTATTTTTATAAAGATCCCCAATCTAAGTGACCATTTTATGGGCCTCTAAAACAAAATACTTATTGCCTTCTTGGGCCCAACTGGGCCTATAGGCATTCTTTGTGCAGCTCTTGCAAAATTGGGTGCAGATTAAGCCCAACCTTTCGACCCCAAAatagggagaaattcaaaaatagccagatttacaagtggtaattgaaaaatagtcatagtttcaaaagtaatcgaaatttagccatttttcatgtaaagataaatatgaacgaacactgttcaaaattcaaaaaatattccagcataatatactggagttccagtataatataggtccagcataatatgctggaagtttatacacaagtgctccaattttcagtatattatgctgaaacttttcgcgtgttggagttccagcataatatgctggacgttcatacacaggtgcaccaatctccagtatattatgctggaccggtccgtgttgtACCAAAATAATgtttattttttaatgactttgcaaatgctgactatttttgaattatcaGACCAAAAATTGACTAGCCCGTACTATTTTTACCCCAAAATAGGCTCAATGTCTTTTCCTTAGCCTATTATAAGAATTTGGAATTGGTAAGTATAAATGATAATTGTGCCTAAGACTAATATCTAATGATGGGTAAGAGATGGAAAATAATGTTTTACTAATTAGC from Nicotiana tomentosiformis chromosome 11, ASM39032v3, whole genome shotgun sequence encodes:
- the LOC104112299 gene encoding uncharacterized protein — protein: MGTLVGHVAPGFGFFLLGIWHLLNHIRLHALHPKSYTSLPWFPTPKIRYLELFLMMGICLASISMELFIGPKKHQPLDFDGTIPSNHLHNFEHSNISLTFFVYALFSIIFDKITPSPPAKYELTQFLGTIAFGQQLLLFHLHSTDHMGVEGQYHWLLQIVIFVSLATTLLGIPFPKSFLNSFVRSYSIMFQGIWLMVMGFMLWTPEFIPKGCFINLEEGHKVVRCHNHEDLERAKSLVNIQFSWYLVGITIFCVTLYLIMIKIFQEKVEYQSLNSKFEEQEDDLEDVEAQKTSKNNVESNRFLEMGKIFASPSDMER